The nucleotide sequence AACTTTTCTAAAGTAACCAGTTGAATTTGATACTCTTTTTGCAATGATTTTAACGTACTGATTAACTCTATCGTAGTTGTCAGCGAAGTAGCGTCGTAAACAATGTAATTCATTTCGGTTTCAGAAAGAAGATTTTTTAACACCGTTGGACTTACCTTTTCGTCAGTTTTTACGGTTAATGTTGTAATTGACGGATAATTATTAAAGTACGTTGCCGGTGTTTTTTTACCATCGGTAATTGCTACCATTCGTCCTTGTTTAGAAACCACATATTCTAACAATTCACTTTTTACAATATCGGCATTAGGCATGGTGTGTACCTGTCGTGGATACGGTTTTCCTTTGTCGGTAGAAAGCGGCGAAACAATAATGGTTTGTTGATTTTTAAACGATTCGGAAACGGCATCTACGTTTTTTTGAAAAAATGGACCAATAATTACATCGGTCGATGAAAAATCAAAATCGCTTTTTAAAGTACTTACATCTAATGCCCGATTGGTTTCTTTTGAATCGACAAACTGCACATTTAAATTATAATTTTTATCCTTTAAATGTTCAATTGCCAATTTAGCTCCCGAATAAAAATCGAGCGTCATATTCAAAAATACATTTTCTTTGATATTTTGATTGATCGACGGATTTGAAAAGTTGTTATTCGCTAAATTAAACGGCAATAAAAGCACTAATTCTTTCACCGATCCATCGTTTGGCAAAGTTAAATCAACTCCTTTTTTGGTATAATTTGGTGTTGCCACGGTTTTTGATTCGTTTAATTCGTCAAATCCAACAACTAAGGTTGCACCTTCTTTTAAACCATTTTTTAAATCAGGATTCCATTGCAACAATTGTTCTTGTGAAACATTATTGGTTTTTGCAATATTATAAATGGTTTCCTTTGGCTGAACAACAATTTTGCGGCTTTTAACTTCTTTTACCTTTAAAGGTTTGTTTTTATATTCATCAATAAAAACAGTTTCATTTTTATTAATAGTAACCGGAATGTTAACAGATTGCCCTACTTTTAAACCGTTTTGTTGCAAACCCGGATTTAATTCGTACAAAACCGAAACGGTGGTATTGTTTTTAACCGCAATACCGTAAATGGTTTCGCCTTTTTCAACAATAATGGTTGAAGCATTTGGTTTTCCTGTTGTCTGTGGAATATTATTTATTGCTGTTGTTTCGGTTAAATTTAACTGTTGCCCAATTTTTAATCCATATTCTTTTAATCCAGGATTTAAATCGTACAGCTTTTCAATAGCGATATTATATTGTTTAGCAATACCATACACCGTTTCTTTAGGTTTTACCGTATGTTGAATATTACTTGTGGTAGGAATTTTTAAAACCTGATTTTCACTAAGTCCGTCAACAGCTTCCGGGTTCAGTAAAAACAACACATTATTGGTAGTATTATATTTTTTTGCAATTTGCGTAATGGTTTCGCCTTTGGCAACTACGTGCGTTTTTGTAATTGTTTGTGCAAACGGAATGGATACACAAAATAAAGTGGATAATGTAAAGAATATTTTTTTCATAGTAACAAATATAAAAACAAAAATCGTTGATTTTATGTCGTTTCCAAAATATTATGTCGTTAATTGCAGTTTATAAATACGTTTTTTGTGTAAAATACATAATAACTAATTCAAAAATATTGATTAAAACCGCCAAGCTAAAATTCGACTTTTTTTATTGCCTTGAGCCATATCAATTACCTTAATTTCTTTGGTTGATTTTTTTAGCTGTATTTGTAACGGTTTTAAATGATATTCTTTAGATATTAAACTTGTAAACCAGCCAACCTGTTTTTTATACAGCATACTTTCTGTTATATAGTTCAGCACAAACGATAATTCGCCACCATTACACCACAGTTCATTGCTTTTGCCCGAAAAATTATTAGTTAGTTTTAAGGTTTTTCGTTTATCTAATCCTTTTAATTTGCGAATGGTTTGTGCTTCGGCTTCTTTCTTCGATTTAAAAAACGGCGGATTGCACATTACCGCATCAAAATAATCATCTTTAGTAATGATTCCTGAAAGTATTTTTTTAGTATCCGATTGAAGTCGTAACGAAATTTTTGAAGTAAAATGTGCATTTTTACTGATAATTTCTTGAGCTGTTTCTATTGATTTTGGTTCGATATCGGTTGCAACAAAATTCCAATGATAAACCGAAGCTCCAATTAACGGATATACCAAACTTGCACCTGTTCCAATATCTAAAATAGTAGTTTTATTAGCATTATCAGTATTCAACAAATCGGCTAAATAATGAATATAATCGGCACGGCCCGGAATTGGCGGTGTCAAATTTTGATTGGGAATTTCCCAATAATCCACATTATAAAAATGTAGCAACAAGGCTTTATTTAAAAAATAAACTGCTTTTGGGTTGGCAAATAAAATTGTATCAGTTCCTTCGCAATTTTTTACAATGAATTGTTTTAATTCGGGAACTTTTACAGTTAATTCCTGAAAGTTATAAGGTTTGTTGTGAAAACTGCGAGGGTGCAATTTATCTTTTGAATGATTCATATTTTTTAAAAAAATTATTTCTTTCTATTCAAAACAGAGAATATCAAGTTAATTGTAGGAATTAAAACACTACCCAAAAAGGTTATAGCAATACCTATATTAAACCATATTAAATTACCATAATTACTTTCGAAATTCAAAAGAAATAATAATATTGAAAGAAAAATAAACACAAACAAAAAATGCAGTTTTATGAGTAATGAATAAAGTTGTAAGTTCAGTTTTTCAATTATCAAATACAATAATCCTTGAAATAACACAAAAAAAGATGTTACTATAAATAAGTGCAAATTTGATATTACCAAATAAGTATCATGAATATTTATATCAATAGTAGAATTTAAACCTGCAGAGAAAACTACTGATATTAAGAAATAAACTATTGCTATAATTGCAAAAAAATAAGATGCTTTCATATTTGTTAAAGTTTTTTATACTTAAAACCTAATTAACTTCTAATTGATTTATTATTTTTTCCGAAAGAATTTTTTTTGAATCATCATACCACAAATGTCCGTTTTTTACATATAAGTTAGTTTCAAAATTATTGGTAAACAAACCTCCGGTTCCTAAGCCTTGTGGCATATTATTTTCTAAAGTAAACGTCCATTGGGCAATAGCATTTAATCCAATATTACTTTCTAAAGCAGATGTTACCCACCAACCGATGTTTAATTTTTCGGCAATTTTAATCCATTCTTGCGAACCTTTAAAACCACCAACCAAACTGGGCTTTAAAATGATGTATTGTGGACGTATTTTTTGCAATAGATTTTCTTTATCGCTGTAATTTATCACTCCAATTAACTCTTCGTCTAATGCTATTGGAATTGGAGTTTTTTCACACAACCCTGCCATACTGTCATATTGCTTTTGTTTAACAGGTTGTTCAATACTATGTAATTTATAACCAGACAGTTGTTTTATTTTGCTTAAAGCATCAGTAGAGTTAAATCCGCCATTAGCATCAACCCTAATTTCGATCATTTCGGGCGAAAAATCTTTTCTGATTCCTGCTATTAAATTCAATTCTTCTTTAAAATCAATGGCTCCGATTTTGATTTTTATACAGTTAAATCCGTTTGCAATTTTATCAACAATTTGTTGTCTCATAAATTCAGGTGAACCCATCCAAACCAAACCGTTAATTGGTATCGCTTTTGTACTTTCGGTAAATCTGGAAGGAAACAAAACAAATGGATTATTACTTTGCAGCGATAAAAATGCTTGTTCAACTCCAAACTGTATCGACGGCCATTCTCTTAGTTCATTCCATAGAGCATCAACCCCTAATTCAATATGATCACACACCCATTGCAATTTGTCCGAATAATCCAATTTATCATCATAACTCAATCCTTTAAACAAACCGCACTCACCTATCCCCTTTTTGCCGTTTTCTTCTATAATTAAAAAATATGTTTCTTTAGTAGTTAACACACCACGTGAAGTGCCAGATGGCTGTTTAAAGTTTAATATGTACTTTTTATATGTTGCTTTCATTTTATTTTTTAGTTTTAAGTAATCAGTTTTTAGTTAGCAGTTTTTTCTAATTTAAAAAAAATCCCAGTTAATATAGATGCACATATATATCCTAAAAGTATAGGAAGTTCATCATTCAGTCCAAAAGTCGTTAAAAACGTAAGAATAACACCTATTGCTGCTATTATAATTAATATTATTTTTGAGTAAATTATAGCCACAGTTTCTTTTTTAAGGAAATAAAAAAACAAATCACTTAAAAAAGGTGCAATCAACAAAGTTGCAAACCAATGTTTAAATAAATAATTCCATTGCATTTGTGGTTTCATAAGTACAAAATTTTTAGATTCACTTATTTATCAAACTAAACTTGTTTCATTTTCTCAAATAATGAGATTCCAAAACAAGTTCGGAATGAAAAAAGACGAAAATATTTTCGTCTTTTTTTTAGTTTATATCTCTATTGATTCGCCAACAGGCAGTAAAATCAATTCTTTATTTTTATTTGTAAATTTTTGTTTGGCACTTTCGTGATCAATTTTAATGTATCCAAAAGTATCGTAATGATACCCCAAAACTTTATTCACGTTTAAAAATTCGGCTGCAATGGCCGCATCATCCACATCCATAGTAAAGTTGCTTCCGATTGGCAAAACCGCTAAATCTAACGGATTTTTCATAGGAATTAACTTCATATCATACGTTAATGCGGTATCGCCGGCAATGTAAATGTTTTTTCCTTCGGCTTCAATCACAAAACCTCCGGGTTGTCCGCCATAAGATCCATCGGGAAAACTGCTTGAGTGAATCGCGTTGACATATTTTACTTTTCCAAAGTCAAAATCCCATGTACCACCGTGGTTCATAGGATGCGTTTTAAAACCTTTGTTTTCGTAATATCCTGCAATTTCGGCATTTGAAACAATGATAGCATCGGTGTTTTTGGCAATGGTTTCCACATCTAAAATGTGATCGCCGTGTGCGTGCGTAATTAAAATATAATTGGCCTTTAAGGCGTTAATATCAATGTGTTTTGCCAGTTCGTTAGCCGAAATAAAAGGATCTACAATAATATTTTTTCCGTTTATTTCGATGCTTAATGATGCGTGTCCGTAATAAGTTATTTTCATAATTTTAGTTTAAGATTAATGCAATTGATAACAATAAAGATATTAAAAAAGTTGTTAACGAAATACGTTTTAACTCGGGATCTAACAAACGCGGATTTTTTGCTTTGCCTACCACGGTGATATTTTTTAGTAAAGGAATAAATCCAATGACATATACATATTGATACCATTTTGAGAACGAATTAATTGCAAACACATTGAAAACGATAGCAGCAAAAACAATTAAAAAGAAATGGTATTGTTTTGCTTTTTCAAATCCTATTTTAACCACCAACGTATTTTTTTTCATAATGGTATCGTTTTCCACATCGCGCATATTGTTCATATTCAGCACGGCAATGCTCAACAAACCAATCCCAATGGCAGGAAAAACAATATATAAATTTAACGTGTGTCCAAACAAATAATAAGTTCCCAGAGTACTAACCAA is from Flavobacterium dauae and encodes:
- a CDS encoding muramidase family protein, with product MKKIFFTLSTLFCVSIPFAQTITKTHVVAKGETITQIAKKYNTTNNVLFLLNPEAVDGLSENQVLKIPTTSNIQHTVKPKETVYGIAKQYNIAIEKLYDLNPGLKEYGLKIGQQLNLTETTAINNIPQTTGKPNASTIIVEKGETIYGIAVKNNTTVSVLYELNPGLQQNGLKVGQSVNIPVTINKNETVFIDEYKNKPLKVKEVKSRKIVVQPKETIYNIAKTNNVSQEQLLQWNPDLKNGLKEGATLVVGFDELNESKTVATPNYTKKGVDLTLPNDGSVKELVLLLPFNLANNNFSNPSINQNIKENVFLNMTLDFYSGAKLAIEHLKDKNYNLNVQFVDSKETNRALDVSTLKSDFDFSSTDVIIGPFFQKNVDAVSESFKNQQTIIVSPLSTDKGKPYPRQVHTMPNADIVKSELLEYVVSKQGRMVAITDGKKTPATYFNNYPSITTLTVKTDEKVSPTVLKNLLSETEMNYIVYDATSLTTTIELISTLKSLQKEYQIQLVTLEKLDVLDSSDIQMNDLIALKYTFPSVTNDSDTNKKDKFAQEYRTIYKKNPSRFATRGYDVTYDIITRMFESDENSNIFDYGSQQIENKFAYINENGGVYNNAVYILYYDKDLTIKEAK
- the rlmF gene encoding 23S rRNA (adenine(1618)-N(6))-methyltransferase RlmF, which translates into the protein MNHSKDKLHPRSFHNKPYNFQELTVKVPELKQFIVKNCEGTDTILFANPKAVYFLNKALLLHFYNVDYWEIPNQNLTPPIPGRADYIHYLADLLNTDNANKTTILDIGTGASLVYPLIGASVYHWNFVATDIEPKSIETAQEIISKNAHFTSKISLRLQSDTKKILSGIITKDDYFDAVMCNPPFFKSKKEAEAQTIRKLKGLDKRKTLKLTNNFSGKSNELWCNGGELSFVLNYITESMLYKKQVGWFTSLISKEYHLKPLQIQLKKSTKEIKVIDMAQGNKKSRILAWRF
- a CDS encoding o-succinylbenzoate synthase — its product is MKATYKKYILNFKQPSGTSRGVLTTKETYFLIIEENGKKGIGECGLFKGLSYDDKLDYSDKLQWVCDHIELGVDALWNELREWPSIQFGVEQAFLSLQSNNPFVLFPSRFTESTKAIPINGLVWMGSPEFMRQQIVDKIANGFNCIKIKIGAIDFKEELNLIAGIRKDFSPEMIEIRVDANGGFNSTDALSKIKQLSGYKLHSIEQPVKQKQYDSMAGLCEKTPIPIALDEELIGVINYSDKENLLQKIRPQYIILKPSLVGGFKGSQEWIKIAEKLNIGWWVTSALESNIGLNAIAQWTFTLENNMPQGLGTGGLFTNNFETNLYVKNGHLWYDDSKKILSEKIINQLEVN
- a CDS encoding metal-dependent hydrolase, which produces MKITYYGHASLSIEINGKNIIVDPFISANELAKHIDINALKANYILITHAHGDHILDVETIAKNTDAIIVSNAEIAGYYENKGFKTHPMNHGGTWDFDFGKVKYVNAIHSSSFPDGSYGGQPGGFVIEAEGKNIYIAGDTALTYDMKLIPMKNPLDLAVLPIGSNFTMDVDDAAIAAEFLNVNKVLGYHYDTFGYIKIDHESAKQKFTNKNKELILLPVGESIEI